CAGGCCACGATGAGCATGAGCAGGCAGACGCCCATCATCACCAGGTAGCGCGTCCGACGCCGCGCCGGGCTGACCGGCACGGGCGGCTCGGCCGGCTCGGCCCGCTCGCTCGGTTCCCGGTCCGGGCGGTAGGGCGGGACCTCCGGTCCGGGCTGGAAATGGGCCCCCTGCCGGATGCGGTGGATCACCACGGCGATGTTGCCGAGTGCGATCACGGCCAGCACGCCGAAGAGGATCGCCAACGGCAGCACGCGCAGCCAGAAACCGAAGATGCCGACGCCGGCCAGTCCGTTGGCCAGGCCGATGAAGGCCAGTACCAGCCGCATCCGCAGCGCGCTGCGGGCGTGCATCGGCTCGTCGCCGGTGCGCGGCCGGTGCTCGCGCACCTCGTGGTGGTGCCGTGGCTCCATGCTTCTCGCCACCTGTCCCGTGTTCCGGCCGGGCGCGGCGCGCGGTCGTACGCCGCGCTTCCAGCCTACGCAGGAAGGCCGATTACCCCGAGGGTCCCGCCGGTAACCGGCCGAGGCGGCGCCGGCTGGGACGGCCGGCGCCTCACCGGATCGCGAGGGACGGGTGGGATGTGACCCAGATCACGCCGGCGAAGTGAACGGAACGGTTTCGTACACTGGGCGGAGACGCTACAGTCCCTAGTGTACGAAACGGTTTCGTTTCGTTGACCGGGGCGATATCATCCGGACGACGACACGCGGCCGTCACCGGAGTCCGGCCGCGAAGGGAGCGGAGCATGGTCACGCGCGAGAGCCTTGTGGGCGCCTGTGTCCTGCCCGGCTCCAAGCGCGGCGCCGAGCGGCGCTCGGCCATCTGCCAGGCGGTCTACGAGCTGCTCGGCAAGGTCGGCTACGACCGGATGACCATGGACGCCATCGCGACGCAGGCCAAGGCCAGCAAGGCGACCATCTACCGGATGTGGCAGGACAAGCCGCAGCTGGTGGCGGAAGCCCTCGTCGAGCAGTTCGGCGACACCACGCCGACTCCGGACACCGGCAGCCTGCGCGGGGACCTGCACGCGCTGATGACCTACGCCTGCCAGACCACGGACAGCGAGATGGGCGAGGTGGTCGCGGGCGTGATGACCGCGGCCGCGCACGATCCGCGGCTGGCCGAGGTCGTCAACGAGACCATGTTCAAGGCCAAGCACACGCTGCACGAGCAGATCGTGCGCAAGGCCGTGGATCGGGGCGAGGTCCACCCGGACACCGACCCGAACCTCCTGCACGAGGTGATGCACAACATGCTCACCGGCCGCAAGCTGTGGAATCTCGGCCCGCTCGATGACGAGTACGCCGACCAC
This genomic window from Actinospica robiniae DSM 44927 contains:
- a CDS encoding DUF6343 family protein is translated as MEPRHHHEVREHRPRTGDEPMHARSALRMRLVLAFIGLANGLAGVGIFGFWLRVLPLAILFGVLAVIALGNIAVVIHRIRQGAHFQPGPEVPPYRPDREPSERAEPAEPPVPVSPARRRTRYLVMMGVCLLMLIVAWTWVRFYSVPAALIISVVAALVPPIAAVVANADSPILRENSGRDETGQERPETDEDRDRRPPAPD
- a CDS encoding TetR/AcrR family transcriptional regulator, which translates into the protein MVTRESLVGACVLPGSKRGAERRSAICQAVYELLGKVGYDRMTMDAIATQAKASKATIYRMWQDKPQLVAEALVEQFGDTTPTPDTGSLRGDLHALMTYACQTTDSEMGEVVAGVMTAAAHDPRLAEVVNETMFKAKHTLHEQIVRKAVDRGEVHPDTDPNLLHEVMHNMLTGRKLWNLGPLDDEYADHVVEDVLIPVLTYRKP